A single window of Flavobacteriales bacterium DNA harbors:
- a CDS encoding glycosyltransferase family 4 protein — protein MKIAFTYLTAYKGTGGIEKFNRSFIAAIRETEPAVQLVSLHDSKDVPGDVPVHAFNGRLLPYLRKVFAILRETDVLFVGHVNLWVVILLGKFLKPRLKVVLIAHGIDVWNPMPVWKKKALVKADHILAVSSYTRQRILDIFDVAPDKVSVFHNTIGYEMRTKPTLAPAARLREKFGFSATDRVVLTVARLSSGEAYKGYDKVIAALPEVRKLIPSVRYVILGKYDEGEKQRVDALIMTHGVQDLVRLAGYVDDEVLQAYYNLSDAFVMPSLHEGFGIVFIEAMAYGLPVVAGNKDGSVDALDHGRLGTLVDPENPEEVREAICACLADPTQADMEHRLKRQHDVYETFGYDRFVENLKTILQTI, from the coding sequence ATGAAAATTGCATTCACATACCTGACCGCATACAAGGGTACCGGAGGCATTGAGAAATTCAATCGCTCTTTCATCGCTGCCATCCGAGAAACCGAACCTGCAGTGCAACTGGTGTCACTGCATGATTCGAAGGATGTCCCGGGAGACGTTCCCGTGCATGCATTCAACGGACGATTGCTTCCTTACCTGCGCAAGGTGTTTGCCATCCTGCGGGAAACAGATGTATTGTTTGTCGGACATGTGAACCTTTGGGTCGTTATCCTCCTTGGCAAGTTCCTGAAACCACGTCTCAAAGTGGTGTTAATTGCACATGGCATTGATGTGTGGAATCCCATGCCTGTATGGAAAAAGAAGGCCCTGGTGAAAGCCGATCACATCCTGGCCGTTAGCTCCTATACCCGGCAACGTATCCTGGATATCTTTGACGTTGCACCCGACAAAGTCTCCGTTTTTCACAACACCATCGGATATGAGATGCGCACGAAACCTACGCTGGCTCCGGCTGCACGACTTCGGGAAAAGTTCGGGTTTTCTGCCACCGATCGCGTGGTGCTCACCGTTGCCAGGTTGTCTTCGGGAGAAGCCTATAAAGGATATGATAAAGTCATTGCCGCATTGCCCGAAGTGAGAAAGCTGATTCCCTCCGTCAGGTACGTGATCCTGGGCAAATATGACGAGGGTGAAAAACAACGGGTGGATGCACTGATCATGACCCATGGAGTGCAGGACCTGGTAAGGCTTGCCGGCTATGTGGATGATGAGGTTCTGCAAGCCTATTACAACCTGTCGGATGCGTTTGTGATGCCTTCGCTGCATGAAGGTTTTGGAATTGTGTTCATCGAAGCCATGGCATACGGCCTTCCGGTGGTGGCCGGCAACAAAGATGGAAGTGTGGATGCACTCGATCACGGGCGCCTGGGGACATTGGTGGATCCTGAAAACCCGGAAGAGGTTCGCGAGGCTATCTGCGCATGCCTTGCAGACCCCACACAAGCCGACATGGAGCACCGGTTAAAACGGCAACATGACGTGTACGAAACCTTCGGGTATGACCGGTTTGTAGAAAACCTGAAAACCATCCTTCAAACGATCTGA
- the asnB gene encoding asparagine synthase (glutamine-hydrolyzing), translated as MCGIAGIMTLKEGARQEPDAIVRMTESISHRGPDHQGFFVEDGLQLGHRRLSILDLSAAGNQPMESACGRYVIIHNGEIYNFREVRQQLTDHDFTTHTDTEVILAAYAKWGRACLEKFNGMFAFAIWDKQERVLFIARDRLGIKPLYYHADGNRLVFASEVRSLLASGQVPRKLSMASLAEYLRYQTVHAPSTLLQDVHMLMPGHCLMADRNGVRTEAWWTLTYRPVSDSPEQVRKRVKELFYRAVERRLVSDVPFGAFLSGGIDSSAVVGAMSEVSTQPVSTFSVVFREEAYSEREFAAMVAKRFHAKHHEILLEAKDFLHALPDALGAMDHPSGDGPNTYVVSKVTRAAGITMALSGLGGDELFAGYPIFKRMHRLHQYRWLFGLPAPLKRMLMLAGGKGIQQQKIRQILQLPAYDFDAIYALNRQVLLDRQIASLLASEHPQNRLVRQEDSVPVLSQVSRAEITTYMQNVLLRDADQMSMAHALEVRVPFLDHELVEYVYSLGDDMKYPATPKKLLTDSLAGLLPDEIVNRPKMGFVLPWEVWMRNELKDFCRERIGLLQENTCWRPDALTGLWDDFLQGNPSVTWSRIWPLVALSDWIQKLDIDV; from the coding sequence ATGTGCGGAATAGCTGGTATAATGACTTTGAAGGAAGGCGCCAGGCAGGAGCCGGATGCAATCGTTCGCATGACCGAATCCATTTCACACCGTGGCCCCGATCACCAGGGATTCTTTGTTGAGGACGGTTTGCAATTGGGCCATCGCAGGCTATCAATCCTCGACCTTTCTGCCGCCGGTAACCAACCCATGGAAAGTGCCTGCGGACGATATGTGATCATTCACAATGGTGAGATCTACAATTTCCGGGAAGTACGACAGCAACTTACCGATCATGACTTCACGACCCATACCGATACGGAAGTCATTCTGGCAGCATATGCAAAATGGGGGAGGGCATGCCTGGAGAAATTCAACGGCATGTTCGCCTTTGCCATCTGGGATAAACAGGAACGGGTCTTGTTCATTGCCCGCGATCGGTTGGGTATCAAACCCCTGTATTACCATGCCGATGGCAACCGACTTGTGTTTGCTTCGGAAGTAAGATCCCTGCTGGCTTCGGGCCAGGTTCCGCGCAAACTGAGCATGGCTTCCCTCGCCGAATATCTGCGTTACCAAACCGTACATGCCCCGTCCACACTCCTGCAAGATGTACACATGCTGATGCCAGGCCATTGCCTGATGGCAGACCGCAACGGGGTGCGAACAGAAGCATGGTGGACGCTCACGTACCGTCCGGTTTCCGATTCGCCGGAACAGGTTCGGAAACGGGTGAAGGAATTGTTCTACCGGGCCGTCGAGCGAAGGTTGGTGTCGGATGTGCCTTTCGGGGCCTTTCTTTCGGGAGGGATTGATTCAAGCGCCGTGGTGGGTGCCATGTCGGAAGTGTCTACTCAGCCGGTCAGCACTTTTTCGGTTGTGTTCAGGGAAGAAGCGTATTCGGAACGGGAGTTTGCTGCCATGGTGGCCAAAAGGTTTCATGCCAAACACCATGAGATTTTACTGGAAGCAAAGGATTTTCTGCATGCATTGCCGGATGCCCTGGGAGCCATGGATCATCCGAGCGGTGATGGCCCCAATACCTATGTGGTGTCAAAAGTGACCCGGGCAGCCGGTATCACCATGGCGTTGTCAGGGTTGGGGGGAGATGAATTGTTTGCAGGGTACCCCATTTTCAAAAGAATGCACAGGTTGCATCAGTACCGCTGGTTGTTCGGTTTGCCCGCACCGTTGAAACGCATGCTGATGCTCGCAGGAGGAAAAGGCATACAACAGCAGAAGATCCGGCAAATCCTGCAATTGCCGGCGTATGATTTTGATGCCATCTATGCCCTGAACAGACAAGTGCTGCTTGATCGCCAGATCGCTTCCCTGCTGGCTTCCGAACATCCACAGAACAGGTTGGTTCGCCAGGAGGACAGTGTGCCCGTGTTATCGCAGGTTTCCAGGGCGGAGATCACTACATACATGCAAAACGTGTTGTTGCGCGATGCAGACCAGATGAGCATGGCCCATGCCCTGGAGGTGCGTGTGCCCTTCCTCGATCATGAATTGGTGGAGTATGTATATTCACTCGGTGATGACATGAAATATCCCGCCACACCCAAAAAACTGCTGACCGATAGCCTTGCGGGATTGTTGCCTGATGAGATCGTGAACCGTCCCAAGATGGGCTTCGTATTGCCCTGGGAAGTGTGGATGCGCAATGAGCTGAAGGACTTCTGTCGGGAACGAATCGGTCTGCTGCAGGAAAATACATGCTGGCGACCGGATGCATTGACCGGCTTGTGGGATGATTTCCTGCAAGGAAATCCATCGGTTACATGGTCGCGGATCTGGCCACTTGTTGCACTTAGCGACTGGATACAAAAACTCGATATTGACGTCTAG
- a CDS encoding glycosyltransferase: MTSRKKILVFSEWYLPGFKAGGPIRSVAEMVRALGDEFDFYVCTTNRDLGSANPYPEVPSDTWVQVGSAKVLYLEPSAITRKKIRSLLTEQPWDFVCLNSMFAMKFAIMPLVLHGIFNTPGQLVLAPRGMLGAGALAIKSFKKKVFLAILKTTGLTRRIMWQVTSAEEAVEVRSVFGPSAHICLTGNIFSLRPLTPREGNVKMPGILKLIFLSRISPKKNLLYALQRLQKLPVKGQVVLDVYGPPEDGSYWDECQQVIAQLPPSVQVSYKGELPSAQVGHTFTKYHFFFFPTRHENFGHVIIESLGAGCPVILSDQTPWRNLESEKAGWDVPLEDSLRFESILVQCLDMGSQVYEEWSMASRRYAEAFERSQDAIQQHRNMFGGTIPVN, encoded by the coding sequence TTGACGTCTAGAAAGAAGATACTGGTATTTTCGGAATGGTATCTGCCCGGGTTCAAAGCAGGCGGCCCCATCCGGTCTGTGGCAGAAATGGTGCGTGCACTCGGCGATGAGTTTGATTTTTACGTGTGTACAACCAACCGCGACCTGGGTTCAGCAAATCCGTATCCGGAGGTTCCATCGGATACCTGGGTACAGGTGGGCTCAGCGAAGGTGCTGTACCTTGAACCTTCTGCAATCACGCGGAAAAAGATACGTTCGTTGCTGACAGAGCAGCCGTGGGATTTTGTATGCCTCAATAGCATGTTCGCTATGAAGTTCGCCATCATGCCCCTGGTCCTGCATGGTATTTTTAATACGCCCGGTCAGTTGGTCCTGGCTCCCCGAGGTATGTTGGGTGCCGGTGCCCTGGCCATCAAATCGTTTAAGAAGAAAGTTTTCCTGGCCATCCTGAAAACAACCGGCCTTACGCGCCGGATCATGTGGCAGGTTACGTCCGCAGAAGAAGCGGTGGAAGTTCGTTCGGTTTTCGGACCTTCCGCTCACATTTGCCTGACCGGAAATATTTTTTCACTGCGACCGCTTACACCTCGCGAGGGAAATGTGAAAATGCCTGGCATCCTCAAACTGATTTTCCTGTCGCGCATATCGCCGAAGAAGAACCTCCTGTACGCCTTGCAACGGTTACAAAAACTACCGGTGAAGGGTCAGGTTGTACTGGATGTGTATGGGCCGCCGGAGGATGGGAGCTACTGGGATGAATGCCAACAGGTGATCGCACAGCTTCCCCCATCCGTTCAGGTAAGTTACAAGGGAGAGTTGCCTTCGGCGCAGGTGGGACATACCTTCACGAAATACCACTTTTTTTTCTTCCCGACCCGCCATGAGAACTTCGGACATGTGATCATAGAGAGCCTTGGTGCCGGTTGCCCGGTGATCCTGAGTGACCAGACCCCCTGGCGCAACCTGGAAAGCGAGAAGGCCGGCTGGGATGTGCCACTGGAAGATTCCCTCAGGTTTGAAAGCATCTTGGTGCAATGCCTGGACATGGGTAGTCAAGTGTATGAGGAATGGTCAATGGCCAGCAGGCGATATGCGGAAGCGTTTGAACGCTCACAGGATGCCATTCAACAGCACCGGAATATGTTCGGGGGAACCATCCCGGTGAATTGA
- a CDS encoding sulfotransferase domain-containing protein, whose protein sequence is MLPNVVVIGAQKAGTTTLYEWLATHPGIYLAPSKEVHFFDRDANYNQGPEWYEQHFSGAAGYRVVGEVTPDYMQYDYVPGRMFKVLGPQVKLVMLLRNPVARAYSQFNFHKMHGVEKRKSFEQALESYKPGGACDRFTHWFDPSYYVERSRYHERITRFLEYFPKEQIFVGIFEEMFGPGAGSDTLQRLLAFLGAEAFIPQQEVHANATVVKTGLDRWMQAFGGKAGLTGLVKKGLSEKNYSRLKARIHGMTRYSPPGLKPEVKTQLMQRYFMDDIRQLEQWLERDLSIWYGKAAR, encoded by the coding sequence ATGCTGCCAAATGTTGTCGTAATAGGAGCCCAGAAAGCCGGTACAACCACACTGTACGAATGGTTGGCCACGCATCCCGGTATCTACCTGGCCCCCTCCAAAGAAGTGCATTTTTTTGATCGGGATGCCAACTACAATCAAGGTCCGGAGTGGTATGAACAACACTTTTCAGGTGCTGCCGGGTACCGTGTAGTGGGAGAAGTCACGCCCGACTACATGCAGTATGATTATGTGCCCGGACGGATGTTTAAGGTGCTGGGGCCGCAAGTCAAGCTGGTGATGCTTTTGAGAAACCCGGTGGCGCGCGCTTATTCCCAATTTAATTTTCACAAGATGCACGGGGTGGAAAAACGGAAGTCTTTCGAACAGGCCCTCGAATCATATAAGCCCGGAGGAGCATGCGACAGGTTCACCCATTGGTTTGATCCTTCCTATTATGTGGAACGCAGCCGTTACCATGAGCGCATCACCCGCTTTCTTGAGTACTTCCCGAAAGAGCAAATATTCGTTGGTATCTTTGAAGAAATGTTCGGCCCCGGAGCCGGCAGTGATACCTTGCAGAGACTGCTGGCATTCCTTGGTGCGGAGGCCTTTATTCCCCAACAGGAAGTTCATGCCAATGCAACGGTGGTGAAAACCGGACTGGACCGATGGATGCAAGCTTTCGGCGGAAAGGCAGGGTTAACCGGGTTGGTGAAGAAGGGGTTGTCCGAAAAAAACTACTCGAGGCTGAAGGCACGCATTCACGGTATGACCCGGTATAGCCCTCCCGGATTGAAGCCGGAAGTGAAAACACAACTCATGCAACGCTATTTTATGGATGATATCCGGCAGCTGGAACAATGGCTGGAACGGGATTTGAGCATTTGGTATGGAAAGGCAGCCAGATAG
- the wcaF gene encoding colanic acid biosynthesis acetyltransferase WcaF, with translation MGKTDLSTFSNKEYHPGPFISRSIWYLVNVIFFLNPLFPVSFIKVMLLRMFGAKVGKGVVIKPSVNIKYPWKLQIGDHVWIGERVWIDNLAQVSIGSHVCLSQGAMLLCGNHNYKKPSFDLITAPIVLEEGVWIGAQALVCPGVTCHSHAVLGVQSVAASDLESYKVYRGNPATVVRERRIDD, from the coding sequence ATGGGAAAAACGGATCTCTCTACCTTCAGTAACAAGGAATACCATCCGGGGCCATTCATCAGCAGGTCCATCTGGTATCTCGTGAATGTGATTTTCTTTCTCAATCCCCTGTTTCCGGTATCCTTCATCAAGGTAATGCTGTTGCGTATGTTCGGTGCCAAGGTGGGAAAAGGAGTGGTCATCAAACCGTCTGTGAACATCAAGTACCCGTGGAAGCTGCAAATCGGTGACCACGTTTGGATAGGCGAGCGTGTGTGGATCGACAACCTGGCACAGGTGAGCATCGGCAGCCATGTATGTCTTTCCCAGGGTGCCATGTTGCTGTGCGGTAACCACAATTACAAGAAACCTTCGTTTGATCTGATCACCGCACCCATTGTTTTGGAAGAAGGTGTGTGGATAGGTGCGCAAGCACTCGTTTGCCCGGGGGTGACCTGCCATTCCCATGCGGTGCTCGGTGTGCAGTCTGTGGCAGCGTCTGACCTGGAATCCTACAAAGTATACAGGGGCAACCCGGCGACGGTGGTGCGTGAAAGACGCATAGACGATTAG
- a CDS encoding cation:proton antiporter: MDASAVIIALGLLIFSAYLFNGLFSYTRIPNVLLLLLAGILFGPVTGWVEPADFGQVGPIFTSITLVLILFESGTKLQLSEVARSMGSATLLTVFHFLVTAAVAGGIAYGLAHVPPIGAAFFGCIVGGTSSAIVIPIVNQLGMDARGGAILLLESALSDVLCLVTGLSLLSAMEEGVFHLGPVLLGILRSFLIALVAGIVLGLIWSVVIKWIRRMQTPLFSNLAMVLLLYGAVEKLGFNGGIAVLGFGITLGNAHLLGKTSMGKWFASQELLLGEREFFAELAFIIQTYFFVYVGIHMQFAGWTPYLTALLIVVLILVMRPFIVRMLVRGKMPLKDLDTMAFMAPKGLVPAILASLPLQRGLAQGKPIQDLTYAMIFISILVCTLLIAFVQRHPFSVAGLKRKAKEEESKEVKW, translated from the coding sequence ATGGATGCATCTGCCGTTATCATCGCACTGGGCCTGCTGATTTTCTCGGCCTACCTGTTCAATGGATTGTTCAGCTATACACGTATCCCCAATGTGTTGCTGCTGCTACTTGCCGGCATCTTGTTCGGCCCCGTAACAGGATGGGTGGAACCAGCCGATTTCGGCCAGGTAGGGCCTATTTTCACTTCCATTACCCTGGTACTTATCCTGTTCGAAAGCGGCACCAAACTGCAGCTTTCCGAGGTGGCCCGCTCCATGGGATCAGCCACCCTGCTTACGGTTTTTCATTTTCTGGTTACGGCTGCTGTGGCCGGAGGAATCGCATATGGCCTGGCCCACGTGCCGCCGATCGGTGCTGCCTTTTTCGGATGCATCGTAGGAGGTACATCTTCGGCCATCGTTATCCCGATCGTAAACCAATTGGGAATGGATGCGCGGGGTGGTGCCATTCTGCTGCTTGAATCTGCATTGAGCGATGTACTCTGCCTGGTCACGGGCCTGTCGTTGCTGTCAGCCATGGAAGAAGGCGTCTTTCACCTGGGGCCCGTACTTCTGGGCATCCTCAGGTCTTTCCTGATTGCCCTTGTTGCCGGCATTGTGCTCGGACTCATCTGGTCGGTCGTGATCAAATGGATCCGCCGGATGCAAACCCCGCTGTTTTCCAATCTGGCCATGGTACTGCTACTTTACGGAGCCGTTGAAAAGCTCGGGTTCAACGGCGGAATCGCCGTGCTGGGATTCGGCATCACCTTGGGAAATGCACACCTCCTTGGAAAAACATCCATGGGCAAGTGGTTTGCCTCCCAGGAACTGCTGCTGGGTGAGCGCGAATTTTTTGCCGAACTGGCCTTCATCATTCAAACCTACTTCTTTGTGTACGTAGGCATTCATATGCAATTTGCAGGATGGACACCCTACCTGACTGCCCTCCTGATTGTGGTGCTGATCCTGGTCATGCGGCCGTTTATCGTACGGATGCTGGTGCGCGGAAAAATGCCCTTGAAAGACCTTGACACCATGGCGTTCATGGCCCCGAAAGGACTGGTACCTGCCATCCTTGCATCCCTTCCGTTGCAGCGGGGACTGGCACAAGGCAAACCCATCCAGGACCTGACCTATGCGATGATCTTCATCAGCATCCTGGTCTGCACCCTGCTGATCGCATTCGTCCAGCGGCATCCTTTTTCTGTTGCAGGACTCAAGCGGAAAGCGAAGGAGGAGGAAAGTAAGGAGGTAAAATGGTAA
- a CDS encoding glycosyltransferase family 4 protein yields the protein MPRLVIVVSHPIQYYAPLFRYLSRSLDLVVLYCAQPDSALQGKDGFGIAFRWDVDLLDGYAHEFLENKATHPSLSSFSGCDTPQIGAAIQRLQATHVLIFGWYLKSYWQAYFHCLRHRIPMGVRGDSQENPHENKQKKFLKRILYPLFVRRYHTIFYVGKRNLAYMRMMGARNRQLVYSPHAIDQEFWKLQEEPKDKTGRRPVFLWVAKFIDKKRPHDVIDAFRMFTGNHADAELWMVGTGPLLESCRDACRDLPGVKFLGFKNQTELRAIYPRAHAIVLSSDYGETWGLVVNEAMSMGIPAIVSDACGCAEDMVDDGRTGFVYPLGNVHALSDRMQQLFEQYKTPRWSEEGIRERCRIHSFQTIAKGIQAFVGEEGTA from the coding sequence ATGCCCAGGCTGGTCATCGTTGTTTCGCACCCCATTCAGTACTATGCACCGCTGTTTCGTTATCTCAGTCGGTCATTGGACCTGGTGGTCTTGTATTGCGCACAACCTGATTCGGCTTTGCAGGGTAAAGATGGCTTTGGAATTGCGTTCAGATGGGACGTAGATCTGTTGGACGGATATGCCCATGAGTTCCTGGAAAATAAGGCCACACATCCATCTCTTTCCTCTTTTTCAGGTTGCGATACACCCCAGATAGGCGCAGCCATTCAACGGCTTCAGGCCACGCATGTGCTGATCTTCGGGTGGTATCTGAAATCGTACTGGCAGGCATATTTCCATTGCCTGCGACATCGGATACCCATGGGTGTGCGAGGTGACAGCCAGGAGAATCCGCATGAGAACAAACAGAAAAAATTCCTGAAGAGAATTCTTTATCCATTGTTCGTGAGAAGATATCACACGATCTTTTATGTAGGAAAACGCAACCTGGCATATATGAGAATGATGGGAGCTCGAAACCGTCAGCTCGTATATTCCCCCCACGCAATTGATCAGGAGTTCTGGAAGCTTCAGGAAGAACCCAAAGACAAGACAGGCCGGCGTCCGGTGTTTCTATGGGTGGCCAAATTCATTGATAAGAAGCGCCCGCACGATGTGATAGATGCATTCAGAATGTTTACTGGAAACCATGCGGATGCCGAACTTTGGATGGTTGGTACAGGCCCTCTCCTGGAATCATGCCGGGATGCCTGCAGGGATCTGCCGGGTGTGAAGTTTCTGGGATTCAAAAATCAAACGGAGCTTAGGGCAATCTATCCCCGGGCTCATGCAATTGTGTTGAGTAGTGATTACGGCGAAACGTGGGGGTTGGTGGTGAACGAAGCCATGTCCATGGGCATTCCCGCTATTGTTAGTGACGCTTGCGGATGTGCTGAAGATATGGTGGACGATGGTCGCACAGGGTTTGTGTACCCGCTTGGAAATGTACATGCGCTTAGTGATCGCATGCAACAACTGTTTGAACAATACAAGACTCCCCGATGGAGCGAAGAAGGCATTCGGGAACGATGCCGTATTCATTCTTTTCAAACCATTGCAAAAGGGATTCAGGCATTTGTAGGAGAGGAGGGCACTGCATGA
- a CDS encoding alpha-1,2-fucosyltransferase: protein MKTAVFAKLPRAGLGNKLLVWARAYAFACRHNLPLYTFNWTTLHLGPWLRREKHKRYYRTYFKDPEGANRNRFLWARLAGKLIPEPDMETPVDAVQKQVFVFSRVLYWQHAFDGLKPYREQIRQYMGKHLVADSILMQLANAPTPVVAVHIRMGDFRRIPEGESMQGNHNARTPLSYFSQMIHAIRSVAGSDLPVTLFSDGYDDELKEILQIPDVQRATPMSDIAELLLMSRSKVIVPSASSTFSLWAGFLSDAILFQHPDHYLRSIRPEASNEKHWEGAVGTDPAQWPEQLTRQLRSISPGTA from the coding sequence ATGAAGACAGCGGTTTTTGCGAAATTACCCAGGGCCGGCCTCGGGAACAAGTTGCTGGTATGGGCACGTGCCTATGCATTTGCATGTCGGCATAACCTGCCTTTGTATACGTTTAACTGGACAACCCTCCACCTCGGACCCTGGCTGAGAAGGGAAAAGCACAAACGGTACTACCGCACTTATTTCAAAGATCCTGAAGGGGCCAACCGAAACCGGTTCCTTTGGGCAAGGTTAGCTGGAAAATTGATTCCGGAGCCGGACATGGAAACACCTGTGGATGCGGTACAAAAACAGGTGTTTGTGTTCAGTAGGGTGTTATATTGGCAGCATGCCTTCGACGGACTCAAGCCCTACCGGGAACAAATCCGACAATATATGGGGAAACACCTCGTGGCCGACAGCATCCTGATGCAACTGGCCAATGCACCCACGCCGGTGGTGGCTGTGCATATCCGCATGGGCGACTTCCGCCGGATACCGGAAGGGGAATCCATGCAGGGGAATCACAACGCACGCACACCGTTGTCTTACTTCAGCCAAATGATACATGCCATTCGTTCGGTTGCCGGCAGCGACCTGCCCGTTACACTTTTCAGTGACGGGTACGATGACGAGTTGAAGGAGATACTGCAGATACCCGATGTGCAAAGAGCAACACCGATGTCAGATATTGCCGAGTTATTGCTGATGAGCAGAAGTAAGGTCATTGTGCCCTCGGCAAGCAGTACCTTTAGTTTGTGGGCCGGTTTTCTGTCGGATGCGATCCTGTTTCAGCATCCTGATCACTACCTGCGAAGCATTCGACCGGAAGCATCCAATGAAAAGCACTGGGAAGGCGCCGTTGGAACAGATCCCGCTCAATGGCCCGAACAACTCACGCGGCAGCTGCGGTCAATCTCTCCCGGTACCGCATAG
- a CDS encoding FkbM family methyltransferase, which produces MKNQLNKYLRKFGVEIHGVGYLKKLKKQDFLQDAFAVQKELFGSRKVHTILDVGAHMGLTAKKYAQLFPEAKIYAVEPFVPSFETLSANVQDIPAVTPLNNAVTDKNETVTLHVNKKHDTNFLLASNQAGISADKLVETVSTQDVEGITIDRLAKEHGLSRIDILKMDIQGGELNALKGTTNLLPTISLIYTEVYFIQQYKEQPHFVDIYQYLRGFGFELQDLYDPYYNGKKLVWGDAIFTGPNFL; this is translated from the coding sequence TTGAAAAATCAGTTGAATAAATACCTCCGGAAATTTGGTGTTGAGATTCACGGAGTGGGTTACCTGAAGAAGCTTAAGAAACAAGACTTTCTTCAGGATGCCTTTGCAGTACAAAAAGAACTTTTTGGTTCCCGGAAGGTGCATACCATACTGGATGTGGGTGCACATATGGGGCTGACAGCAAAAAAGTATGCCCAACTTTTTCCGGAGGCGAAAATATATGCGGTGGAACCATTTGTGCCCTCTTTTGAAACGCTTTCGGCCAATGTCCAGGACATACCCGCGGTTACACCCTTGAACAATGCAGTCACCGATAAAAACGAAACCGTTACCCTGCACGTCAACAAAAAACACGATACCAACTTCCTGCTGGCGTCCAATCAGGCAGGTATTTCCGCTGACAAGCTGGTTGAAACTGTCAGCACCCAGGATGTGGAAGGAATCACCATTGATCGGTTGGCCAAAGAACACGGACTTTCCCGTATCGATATCCTGAAGATGGATATCCAGGGAGGCGAACTGAATGCGCTGAAGGGTACTACCAACCTGTTGCCAACCATCTCACTGATCTACACGGAAGTTTATTTTATTCAGCAATACAAAGAACAACCTCACTTCGTGGACATTTATCAATACTTGCGAGGATTCGGTTTTGAATTACAGGATTTGTATGATCCTTATTACAATGGTAAAAAGCTGGTGTGGGGTGATGCCATTTTTACCGGGCCTAACTTCTTATAA